Proteins co-encoded in one Halorussus vallis genomic window:
- a CDS encoding helix-hairpin-helix domain-containing protein, whose product MGLLTKLKSLLGFDEDRSQVRRGDTGVTIEREPGESAEPDTESESAVKGVDTGAESESESQSDTSTASDVRGVTEAEPDAESEAETETEPATEAEAETEEPSSAEAEPEAESEAEPAVDETEPAEDAEPGEDAESETDEVTEPEAEVEAEPETDEVAESEPEPESDAEAGVTTEDVTTAPEAESAPSQTDEAAEPSEATQPSTDAAIPDQSAGDEPEPTPEDTEDEAELEPDEAAEEPVGEGAPLDDIKGIGSAYAERLRDAGVADVAELARADADQLADETGLSEKRISGWIERAQEY is encoded by the coding sequence ATGGGATTGCTCACCAAGCTGAAGTCGTTGCTCGGATTCGACGAGGACCGCTCGCAGGTGCGCCGCGGTGACACGGGCGTCACCATCGAGCGCGAACCCGGTGAGTCGGCGGAACCCGACACCGAATCCGAAAGCGCCGTCAAGGGCGTCGACACCGGCGCCGAAAGCGAGAGCGAGAGCCAGAGCGACACCAGCACCGCCAGCGACGTGCGGGGCGTGACCGAAGCGGAACCCGACGCAGAATCCGAGGCCGAGACGGAGACCGAACCGGCCACCGAGGCCGAGGCCGAAACCGAGGAACCGTCTAGCGCCGAGGCGGAACCCGAAGCCGAGTCCGAAGCCGAACCCGCGGTCGACGAAACCGAACCGGCGGAAGACGCCGAACCCGGGGAGGACGCCGAATCGGAAACCGACGAGGTCACGGAACCCGAAGCCGAGGTCGAGGCCGAACCGGAAACCGACGAGGTCGCGGAATCCGAACCCGAACCGGAGTCCGACGCCGAGGCCGGGGTCACAACCGAGGATGTGACGACCGCGCCCGAGGCCGAGAGCGCGCCGTCCCAGACCGACGAGGCCGCAGAACCGTCGGAGGCGACACAGCCGTCGACCGACGCCGCCATTCCCGACCAGAGCGCGGGCGACGAACCCGAGCCGACGCCCGAGGATACCGAAGACGAGGCCGAACTCGAACCGGACGAGGCCGCCGAGGAACCGGTCGGCGAGGGCGCGCCCCTCGACGACATCAAGGGCATCGGATCGGCGTACGCCGAGCGACTCCGCGACGCCGGCGTGGCCGACGTTGCGGAACTGGCGCGGGCCGACGCCGACCAGCTCGCCGATGAGACGGGGCTGTCCGAAAAGCGCATCTCCGGCTGGATCGAGCGCGCCCAGGAGTACTGA
- a CDS encoding anthranilate synthase component I family protein, with amino-acid sequence MSDPTVATDRETFRETAAGAPAGARVPVEVRVRVADPFEAYRRARDGSGGFYLATTGGQPGWGYFGVEPAERLTTHGEATVLGDDSASPSLAALDAALAGERLVRGDCEVPYPCGLFGWLSYDLVRELEDVPERAIDDRGLPRVQFGLYDCVAAWEEPRDAPDAALAASGASRNDERRSREPRGSGDADTASPEPRSSERGGTTREPRTSEGGTTLRITACPRLPADADLDETYEHARERALALARAASEGERTVGPPRVDAETAEFESDCGQDAYAEAVRQVKEYVRDGETFQANVSQRLVAPAAVHPVEAFDALRRVNPAPYSGLLEFPGVDLVSASPELLLDVDGDRAVTEPIAGTRARGETPAEDAELEADLLGDEKERAEHAMLVDLERNDLGKVCEYGSVEVSDYRRVDRYSEVMHLVSAVEGRLRADRGLTDAIAATFPGGTITGAPKPRTVEIIDELESTRRGPYTGSIGVLGFDDRATLNIVIRTLVRYRDEYHLRVGAGIVHDSVPEREYDETLAKARALLNAVDEALGGEKRLAVE; translated from the coding sequence ATGAGCGACCCGACCGTGGCGACCGACCGGGAGACGTTCCGCGAGACGGCCGCCGGCGCTCCCGCGGGCGCGCGAGTCCCGGTCGAAGTCCGGGTCCGCGTCGCCGACCCGTTCGAGGCCTACCGGCGGGCGCGCGACGGTTCCGGTGGCTTCTACCTCGCCACGACGGGCGGCCAACCTGGCTGGGGGTACTTCGGCGTCGAACCCGCGGAGCGACTGACGACCCACGGGGAGGCGACAGTGCTCGGCGACGACTCCGCGAGTCCCAGCCTCGCCGCCCTCGACGCTGCCCTCGCCGGTGAGCGACTCGTCCGGGGCGACTGCGAGGTTCCCTACCCCTGCGGGCTGTTCGGCTGGCTGTCCTACGACCTCGTGCGCGAACTGGAAGACGTCCCCGAACGAGCAATCGACGACCGCGGGTTACCGCGGGTGCAGTTCGGGCTGTACGACTGCGTCGCGGCGTGGGAAGAACCGCGAGACGCGCCGGACGCCGCGCTCGCGGCGTCCGGCGCGTCTCGAAATGATGAGCGGCGAAGCCGCGAGCCGCGAGGTTCGGGCGACGCGGACACCGCGTCGCCCGAACCTCGGAGTAGCGAGCGAGGAGGAACGACTCGCGAGCCGAGGACGTCCGAGGGCGGAACGACGCTCCGCATCACCGCTTGCCCGCGACTCCCGGCCGACGCGGACCTCGACGAAACCTACGAGCACGCACGAGAACGCGCGCTCGCCCTCGCTCGCGCCGCGAGCGAGGGCGAGCGCACGGTGGGGCCGCCGCGCGTCGACGCCGAAACCGCCGAGTTCGAGAGCGACTGCGGGCAGGACGCCTACGCCGAGGCCGTCCGCCAGGTGAAGGAGTACGTCAGGGACGGCGAGACGTTCCAGGCCAACGTCTCCCAACGCCTCGTCGCGCCCGCGGCGGTCCACCCCGTCGAGGCGTTCGACGCGCTCCGGCGGGTGAATCCCGCGCCGTACTCCGGCCTGCTGGAGTTCCCGGGCGTCGACCTCGTGAGCGCGAGTCCCGAACTCCTGCTCGACGTCGACGGCGACCGGGCGGTCACCGAACCCATCGCCGGAACCAGAGCGCGGGGCGAAACCCCGGCGGAGGACGCGGAACTGGAGGCCGACCTGCTGGGCGACGAGAAGGAGCGCGCCGAGCACGCGATGCTGGTCGACTTGGAGCGCAACGACCTCGGAAAGGTCTGCGAGTACGGGTCGGTCGAGGTTTCGGACTACCGCCGGGTCGACCGTTACTCGGAGGTGATGCACCTCGTCTCGGCGGTCGAGGGCCGCCTGCGTGCCGACCGTGGACTCACAGACGCCATCGCGGCGACGTTCCCCGGCGGGACCATCACGGGCGCGCCCAAACCCCGTACGGTGGAGATCATCGACGAACTCGAATCGACTCGTCGGGGGCCGTACACCGGGAGCATCGGCGTCCTGGGATTCGACGACCGCGCGACGCTGAACATCGTCATCCGGACGCTCGTCCGGTATCGAGACGAGTACCACCTCCGCGTCGGGGCCGGCATCGTCCACGACTCGGTGCCCGAGCGCGAGTACGACGAGACGCTGGCGAAGGCGCGTGCCTTGTTGAACGCGGTGGACGAGGCTTTAGGTGGAGAGAAGCGGCTGGCGGTGGAGTGA
- a CDS encoding anthranilate synthase component II, with protein MTILVIDNYDSFAYNLVQYVGEFDDEVVVRRNDAIDLDGLAALDPDGVVVSPGPGVPEDAGLSIPVFAETDYPALGVCLGHQALCAANGAAVGHAPEVVHGKPSAIRHDGAGVFAGLPERFEVGRYHSLSVEEADLPDALVPSARTDDGVLMAVRHRERPHIGVQFHPESILTDCGKRLVENFCERCR; from the coding sequence ATGACCATCCTGGTGATAGACAACTACGACTCGTTCGCGTACAACCTCGTCCAGTACGTGGGCGAGTTCGACGACGAGGTGGTGGTCCGGCGCAACGACGCCATCGACCTCGACGGCCTCGCGGCGCTCGACCCCGACGGCGTCGTGGTTTCGCCCGGTCCCGGCGTCCCCGAGGACGCCGGCCTCTCGATTCCGGTGTTCGCCGAGACCGACTACCCCGCACTCGGGGTCTGTCTGGGCCACCAGGCGCTCTGTGCCGCCAACGGCGCGGCGGTCGGCCACGCGCCGGAGGTCGTCCACGGCAAACCTTCGGCGATTCGCCACGACGGCGCGGGCGTCTTCGCCGGCCTCCCCGAGCGCTTCGAGGTCGGGCGCTACCACTCGCTGTCGGTCGAGGAGGCCGACCTCCCCGACGCGCTGGTCCCGTCGGCCCGGACCGACGACGGCGTGCTGATGGCGGTGCGCCACCGCGAGCGCCCCCACATCGGCGTTCAGTTCCACCCCGAGAGCATCCTGACCGACTGCGGGAAGCGACTCGTCGAGAACTTCTGCGAGCGGTGCCGGTGA
- a CDS encoding shikimate dehydrogenase → MDVFGLLGNPVGHSLSPPMHEAAYAELGMDARYVTFEPDPDDLPAALDGARALGIEGLNVTIPFKEDALDLVEPDDLAARIGAVNTVDFSTLGPDGTPRGYNTDAEGVRRAFAHHDVSLSGARAVVVGAGGAARAAAFTLADAGATVHVANRTVERAEALSADVRAASARESRADAAEQATAGGLESLETRVPDADVLVNATSVGMEEDRSPVPADALHADLAVLDAVYRPLDTRLLRDARERGATTVDGAWMLLYQGVEAFERWTGRDAPVDAMNEALRTRI, encoded by the coding sequence ATGGACGTATTCGGACTGCTCGGCAACCCCGTCGGGCACTCGCTGTCGCCGCCGATGCACGAGGCGGCCTACGCGGAACTCGGGATGGACGCCCGGTACGTCACCTTCGAACCGGACCCCGACGACCTCCCCGCGGCGCTCGACGGTGCGCGGGCGCTCGGCATAGAGGGGCTGAACGTCACCATCCCGTTCAAGGAGGACGCCCTCGACCTGGTCGAACCGGACGACCTGGCGGCCCGCATCGGCGCGGTCAACACCGTCGACTTCTCGACCCTCGGCCCGGACGGAACCCCGCGGGGGTACAACACCGACGCCGAGGGCGTGCGGCGGGCGTTCGCCCACCACGACGTCTCCCTCTCGGGCGCCCGGGCGGTCGTCGTCGGTGCGGGCGGGGCCGCCCGCGCCGCGGCGTTCACGCTCGCCGACGCCGGCGCGACGGTCCACGTCGCCAATCGGACCGTCGAGCGCGCCGAGGCGCTCTCAGCCGACGTCCGCGCGGCGTCCGCGCGCGAGTCGCGCGCGGACGCCGCGGAGCAAGCGACCGCCGGGGGCTTGGAGAGCCTCGAAACGCGGGTTCCCGACGCCGACGTGCTCGTGAACGCAACGAGCGTCGGCATGGAGGAGGACCGCTCGCCGGTGCCGGCCGACGCGCTCCACGCCGACCTCGCGGTGCTCGACGCGGTGTACCGACCGCTCGACACCAGACTCCTCCGGGATGCCCGCGAGCGCGGCGCGACGACCGTCGACGGTGCCTGGATGCTGTTGTATCAGGGGGTAGAAGCGTTCGAGCGGTGGACCGGCCGGGATGCCCCCGTGGACGCGATGAACGAAGCGCTTCGAACACGGATTTAA
- a CDS encoding Rieske (2Fe-2S) protein, which yields MDEDSRITDVDDVPADTTLLFTIRDGFDEIEAILTRIEGDGEVAAYTNYCQHWTDVRLDKGSGATKRDGELVCGKHGALFEDDSGHCTYGPCEGAVLNDVEVTVEDGGVYLADEDYEFVELGSSIEHDLSSNRSLGFD from the coding sequence ATGGACGAGGACAGTCGAATCACCGACGTCGACGACGTACCCGCCGACACGACGCTCCTCTTCACGATTCGGGACGGGTTCGACGAGATCGAGGCCATCCTGACCAGAATCGAGGGAGACGGCGAGGTAGCCGCCTACACCAACTACTGCCAGCACTGGACCGACGTGCGACTCGACAAGGGAAGCGGCGCGACAAAGCGCGACGGCGAACTGGTCTGCGGCAAGCACGGCGCGCTGTTCGAGGACGACTCGGGCCACTGCACCTACGGCCCCTGCGAGGGCGCGGTGTTGAACGACGTCGAGGTGACCGTCGAGGACGGCGGGGTCTACCTCGCGGACGAGGACTACGAGTTCGTGGAACTCGGGTCGTCCATCGAACACGACCTCTCGTCGAACCGGTCGCTGGGCTTCGACTAA
- a CDS encoding DUF373 family protein, whose translation MSTLVVCVDRDDDIGAKTGLETPVSGWEAVRSLVTDVGLADPEDSGVNCLLEALRVARDLRDGDEEVTVAVISGAADTMVGRDRAVAAQTDALIAEHDPDSAVVVIDSAQDERLVPVIESRIRVDAVDRVVVRQARDIESTYYLLKQFLADEELRQTVLVPVGLALLAFPIVLMAFGPAIAISSITAVIGLFVLYKGLGVDEYLADLPAEVRDALYSGRVSIVTYVVAAGLSLVGVFAGALRVSDMTVADGNFLMPAMAFAFASVPWLAAAALAASTGRLLDEAIRNDRVRNSYMNLPFGVLAVGLVVRGFSAYFLQREGYVPAVVIPHVEVGNFAVESTELTAGTRLAVFVVAGVVVSLLGVRVSSYVGGSTIEEELAEEHESAE comes from the coding sequence ATGAGCACGCTGGTGGTGTGCGTCGACCGCGACGACGACATCGGGGCCAAGACCGGCCTGGAGACGCCCGTCTCCGGGTGGGAGGCCGTCCGGTCGCTGGTCACCGACGTCGGACTCGCCGACCCCGAGGACTCCGGCGTCAACTGCCTGCTCGAAGCCCTGCGAGTCGCCCGCGACCTCCGGGACGGCGACGAGGAGGTCACCGTGGCGGTCATCTCCGGGGCGGCCGACACGATGGTAGGCCGCGACCGCGCGGTCGCGGCCCAGACCGACGCGCTCATCGCCGAACACGACCCCGACTCGGCCGTGGTCGTCATCGACAGCGCCCAGGACGAGCGACTCGTCCCGGTCATCGAGAGTCGGATTCGCGTCGACGCCGTCGACCGCGTGGTCGTCCGGCAGGCCCGTGACATCGAGTCGACCTACTACCTCCTGAAGCAGTTCCTCGCCGACGAGGAACTCCGCCAGACCGTCCTCGTTCCGGTCGGCCTCGCGCTCCTCGCCTTTCCCATCGTGCTGATGGCGTTCGGTCCGGCCATTGCCATCTCCTCGATAACCGCGGTCATCGGTCTGTTCGTCCTCTACAAGGGACTCGGCGTCGACGAGTATCTCGCCGACCTCCCCGCGGAGGTCCGGGACGCGCTGTACTCCGGCAGGGTGTCCATCGTCACGTACGTGGTCGCGGCCGGCCTCTCGCTGGTCGGCGTGTTCGCGGGGGCGCTCCGCGTCTCGGACATGACGGTGGCCGACGGGAACTTCCTGATGCCCGCGATGGCGTTCGCGTTCGCCTCCGTTCCGTGGCTCGCGGCGGCCGCGCTGGCGGCTTCGACCGGTCGCCTGCTCGACGAGGCCATCCGGAACGACCGGGTGCGCAACTCCTACATGAACCTCCCGTTCGGCGTGCTCGCGGTGGGACTCGTCGTCCGGGGCTTCTCGGCGTACTTCCTCCAGCGCGAGGGGTACGTCCCGGCGGTCGTGATTCCGCACGTCGAGGTCGGCAACTTCGCCGTCGAGTCCACCGAACTGACGGCCGGCACTCGCCTCGCGGTGTTCGTCGTCGCGGGCGTGGTCGTCAGCCTGCTCGGGGTGCGGGTCTCCTCGTACGTCGGCGGGTCGACCATCGAGGAGGAACTCGCCGAGGAACACGAGTCCGCCGAGTAG
- a CDS encoding diphthine--ammonia ligase, whose amino-acid sequence MTDGRERSGEWVSLFSGGKDSSWALYRALEAGLDVTRLVTVHPEGDSYMYHVPATRLASLAAESVGIELVEVEPDDFRASEAAESGAQGDAELEPLEAALADLDAELPGGLAGVTAGAVESEYQTSRIEGMCERLDADLFAPLWQRDPRELADAMLDAGFEITVVRVAAYGLDESWLGRTLDADAVAELEALNESHGVHILGEGGEFETLVTDGPHMDRPIELDYETEWQGSRGTLHVDDAWLGE is encoded by the coding sequence ATGACCGACGGACGCGAGCGGAGCGGCGAGTGGGTGTCGCTGTTCTCCGGCGGGAAGGACTCCTCGTGGGCGCTCTACCGTGCGCTGGAGGCGGGCCTGGACGTGACGCGACTCGTCACGGTCCACCCCGAAGGCGACTCGTACATGTACCACGTGCCGGCGACCCGCCTCGCCTCGCTGGCGGCCGAGAGCGTCGGCATCGAGTTGGTCGAGGTCGAACCCGACGACTTCCGGGCGAGCGAGGCCGCCGAGTCGGGCGCGCAGGGCGACGCCGAACTCGAACCCCTCGAAGCCGCGCTCGCCGACCTCGACGCCGAACTACCGGGCGGACTGGCCGGCGTGACCGCCGGTGCGGTCGAGAGCGAGTACCAGACCTCCCGCATCGAGGGGATGTGCGAGCGACTCGACGCCGACCTGTTTGCGCCGCTGTGGCAACGCGACCCCCGCGAACTCGCCGACGCGATGCTCGACGCCGGCTTCGAAATCACCGTCGTCCGGGTGGCGGCCTACGGCCTCGACGAGTCGTGGCTCGGCCGGACCCTCGATGCCGACGCCGTCGCAGAACTGGAGGCCCTCAACGAGAGCCACGGGGTCCACATCCTGGGCGAGGGCGGGGAGTTCGAGACGCTGGTCACCGACGGCCCGCACATGGACCGGCCCATCGAACTCGACTACGAGACGGAGTGGCAGGGCTCGCGCGGGACGCTGCACGTCGACGACGCCTGGCTTGGCGAGTGA
- a CDS encoding aminotransferase class IV, translating to MPVRYHVNGDLVPAEEATVNVRDRGFMYGDAAFETLRAYGGEVFEWEAHAERLRRTCDALSLDHGLSETDLRERIDETVDANDFEEAYVKLSISRGVQPGKLSPGPVEDPTVVVYVAELPRGGASEASEPVWDGHARAEVVETRRIPDTAIPASAKTHNYLNGILARLELGEDADEALLLDADGNLAEGATSNLFFVTDGALKTPSLDGPILPGVTRRFVLELAADAGIPVEEGTFDPADLREADEAFLTNTTWEIRPLASVDGEDVGGGPVTDELIRAFDARVEREYYATDE from the coding sequence ATGCCAGTACGCTACCACGTGAACGGCGACCTCGTGCCGGCCGAGGAGGCGACCGTGAACGTCCGCGACAGGGGATTCATGTACGGCGACGCCGCCTTCGAAACCCTGCGGGCCTACGGCGGCGAGGTCTTCGAGTGGGAGGCTCACGCCGAGCGCCTCCGACGGACCTGCGACGCCCTGTCGCTCGACCATGGCCTCTCCGAAACCGACCTCCGCGAGCGAATCGACGAAACCGTCGATGCCAACGACTTCGAGGAGGCGTACGTGAAACTCTCGATATCCAGAGGCGTCCAGCCAGGAAAGCTCTCGCCCGGCCCCGTCGAGGACCCCACGGTCGTCGTCTACGTCGCGGAACTCCCGCGGGGCGGTGCGAGCGAGGCGAGCGAACCGGTCTGGGACGGGCACGCCCGCGCCGAAGTCGTCGAAACCCGCCGGATTCCCGACACCGCGATACCCGCGAGCGCGAAGACCCACAACTACCTCAACGGGATTCTCGCCCGACTGGAACTCGGCGAGGACGCCGACGAGGCCCTGCTTCTCGACGCCGACGGGAACCTCGCGGAGGGCGCGACGAGCAACCTCTTCTTCGTGACCGACGGCGCGCTCAAGACCCCGAGCCTCGACGGCCCGATTCTCCCGGGTGTTACCCGCCGGTTCGTCCTCGAACTCGCCGCCGACGCCGGAATACCTGTCGAAGAGGGAACCTTCGACCCAGCTGACCTCCGCGAAGCCGACGAGGCGTTCTTGACGAACACGACCTGGGAGATTCGACCGCTGGCGTCGGTCGACGGCGAGGACGTCGGCGGCGGGCCGGTCACGGACGAGTTAATCCGGGCGTTCGACGCGCGCGTCGAACGTGAGTACTACGCGACGGACGAGTAG